One Bombus terrestris chromosome 15, iyBomTerr1.2, whole genome shotgun sequence genomic window, CACGACGGACTCGCGATTTGCGCTTATTTTCTACAGGCCTATCAAGTTCCAACTTGGGACGAACATCCGTTGTTTTCCAAGATCACGGACGACTTGCATAAAGTTACACAGCCTGATTCGTGCACAAAGTTATCACCAAGTATGCCACCTTCGTTTCTTTTACGAGTAATTAAAATAGCGTTTCGAATGCATCGAACGGGATATTTAAGACGAATCGATCGCttacatatatcgtataaaggaTTCTTCCGTTTTGTCGTAGATTGCTTGTGCTGGATGAGACAGGCTTGTCAAACAGCCGGTTATTACACGTACTTGGGCTCGATCACGACCTTTCCGTTTCACGAATGCGTTACTTGGATCGTTTTCCCAGAGCCAGTGAGGATTTCGGAAAATCAGACGGAATTGTTTCGTATGATACGCGACAAACAGGGCATGTGTATCAAGGAAAATTGTCGAGAAGTACAAAAATTAAGCGGTCGTGTGGTTTATTATgtcaattaaaaatcgaaagtgCTCGATCGATGACAACTATTTATTAGATGATTCCTCGTGTAGTGTTTTAGTGATATCTCATCTGTATAATTCACGTATGGTAAATAAACATTTGATATATAACTTGGTTGTATCGCGAATATGCAAcataatttatgtataaataaataacaattaagcTAGATAAAATATACGTGACAAGTAAGATATGGTAGATGCCATTTTGTTATGTAATCGATTACGTTAATTAGATATCTAATATGCAACAAGGTTCATGGCAAAGATCAAAACATGTAATTAACTTTTTTCACTCGCTCTTTCCCATTTTTGACCATGTAGATGGAAATTTTTGCGATACTCGGTGAAACACTTACGCCGAACTGTATAGGATAAAAATgtcgaaagagaaaagaaaatacataggtacgtacgtacgtatcgGGACGCGTATATTATGTATGCCGTATGTTTTGAAATTGTtcgataattttcaaatttatcgaCTTTTTAAGCTACCAAGACTACGATCTTGTCGACGTCGTCATCGGGGTTACCCAAATGGCGACAATCACCGATTAACCTATGCGAAACAGCTACATGGAGTAAAAAATTTCCACCTCTATATATGACGAACTACTGGTCGAACGAAGGTACAGCCACGATGACGAATACGGGTAAAACAGGTAATTTTTCTTCGCTTAACATCGGAGACGTTTAAACGTTCCATTATGAGGATACGAGAACGCTTCTTTCTCAGTGAGTATAGAATTCTCCGATAGAACGCTACCCGCGATGCGAGGTGGTCCTTTGAGCAAAGACGTGTTTCAATTCATGAACGTAGAATTTCGCTGGGGCCCGGAAAATTCATCGGGCGCGGAACATTCTATAAACGGGATCTGGTTAGAGACTATCTCTTTAACGCTTGGCGCTCATCGCGTATCGCGACGGTGTTATTCCGCACACGTTTCAAGTCATTCTATCGACCGCAGGTACTCGATGGAGGCACAGATAACGCATTGGAACACTCGTTACGGATCGATAGAGAAGTGCTTCGACAAACCAGATGGAATTGCGGTGCTCTCCTACCTTATGCAAGTACGGATACTCGTTATAATTGATCCAATCGATTTACTTACGTTGTACACATGCACGTTACAAACTATCGAAAATAGGTGATTGGCTGCCCTGGAATTCCCGATAATCCTTCGCTAACAAAAATCACCGATAACCTGACAAATATCAAAAGAATGGGAAGCAGTACCAAAATTCCACCTGGTAACAGAGTTTTAGTAAAATAACGATTAACTTTTTCCCTTTTCCTACTAATGTTCGttctttggaaaatttgaaaaattattcttcaATAGATTGTCTGCTTTGGATGTTGGAAGCGTGCAGGGCTCATGGCTATTACACATATCCAGGTTCTCTTACCGTTCCACCATATAGCGAATGCGTTATTTGGATTATTTCATCTACTATTACGAAAATATCCACTCACCAGGTAGATTTATTTAAAACGTAGGCTGTTTCATCTAACGCACGATATCgcgttatcttttatttttacgctAGATAGACGCGTTTAGGAATCTCTATGATGGCAAGTGGAAAAACATATCGGGAAATTGTAGACAACAACAAAATCTTCATAGAAGAAGAATTTTATTTGCTACGGATACCGCTGTAACATGAGAAACGAATAATGCATGGACaaataattactttattatttacttgtcaaattattatGTGAATATCATTTACAAAATGTTTCACGGGTTTGcttcgtaaaaataaataaaaatatgacaaCTAACGGAATAAGTAATTCTAATCCTCTGTTTAATCCGAATCCTTCGTtgtataaaatttatgatacaaaagatataaaagaagtTAACTGTTCGTCATATTTCCTACCTTCGGAAATACATTGCGAACAAtgctttaaacatttttaaacgatatttgaaaatttacttgTTTATCAATGTGTCACGCGAGACACGGTTCTCTCGTCTACACGACACGCGCAATATCTCATTTATGATGCAATCTCTAAAGAACAAGTAAACGTACAGATATGTCCGAATCTACGACACTACCGACTCCGTAAAGTTTCCGTTTACCTCGCAACGATGTCCGAATATACAGGTTTAATTGGTAAGATAATCTGagcttttaatatttcattaggTTATATGACGTACACgtacataaatatatgtatagtccGCGCCACCTGATCATCGTTACCTGTTACTCCACAACACGTACGCCGAGAAAAGCATATTTGTCCCTCCCTTGTTCGAGCGATTCTTGTGTCCTTTTCGATCTCACTGTTCCGTgttctattctattttatatataatagtcGGTTCTGTGgctattgtattatataattaacgCTGCTGAGTAACTCCAGTTCAGCTAACCTAAATGACAGCGGAGTAAACCGCGGTGAATCATCAAacgattcaaatttgaaatacatCGCCAGCACCGCCAATATATCCGAACATACCTGCCAATGCAAACTGTCTCTTAACAAGATCTCTTCGAAAGCAGAGAAACAAACTGATACAgtgaaaatagataaaatgaaGGAATTGTCGTTCAAAGGCAACTTAAATGTCGAACGTAGCGCAGATATTCCTATTTATAAATCTAATTTTTCTTTGAGGCTTACCAACGACGGGTCAATCTCCGATTAATCTAGACGATCGTTTGGTACGAAAACGCAAATATCCTCCGCTTGTCTTAAATGGTCACTGGTTAAACGATGGAGAAGCACGACTGTTAAACACCGGAACTACAGGTGAACCAATGGTGAAATATTTCTCAATATTCGGTAATTGATAGTAATATTCAACTTGATCAACAACAAATTGTAAGTATCGAAAGTAGAATTTATGTCTGTATCTGCGTCTATGTCTATGTCTATGTCTATGTTTATATATGCATTAGATATTCGTAGCCGATATAATAACGAgtagtttttaatatttcgGAAAACTTATTCGATGCAGCGTTGCATAACGTTAGGATAAGATGAGATATACGAGTGTTCAAAATTCTAACGCGTTTTCGAATATTTAGCAAAAATATGGTTAACTGGAAATAGAATCCCATCGACAATTTGTGGCGGACCACTTTCAGATGACGTATACGAGTTAATGGATGTGCATTTTCACTGGGGCGAAGACAATTGCAAAGGTGCCGAGCACACGATCAACGATACTTGgtaaaacaaagaagaagaaactaaaCTTCACGTTCCtttttattacgtatacgatTTTTACGCAATCAAGGTATTCGATGGAAAGTCACGTGGTACACTGGAACAGAAAATATGCAACCGTGGAAGAATGTTTCAGACATAAGGACGGATTCTGCATTTTGGCCTACCTATTTCTAGTACGAATCTTCAATGTTGAAATTACTTTTGTATCTAACTTTAGTTTctgtattttatctatttttctattctatACAAATTTTGCCTAATTGCGAAAAAAGGTCCAACCAGATTGTTGTAATTGCATTAATCCGCAATTGGAAAGGATAACGGATCACTTGAAGTATATTCTAGATCCAGACATGGAAACGAAAATACCATCTAGTAAGTATATATAGTTGAATATATTTAGTAGTATAGTTATAAGTAAGTTATAGTAAGATTATTCATTAAGATTGTGATTGAAGGGCAATACGTGCATTATCATAGACGATATCTTGATATTTCGTCGTATTTCTCGTAGACTGTTTGGCGTGGATGCGCTGGTCAACGTATTGCACCAGGTATTATACTTATGCAGGATCGTACAATATCGGTGAATATCCAGAGTGCGCTACTTGGATTGTATTTCCTGTAGTTATACCGATACGAGCCAGCGAAGTGAGTCGCATTAACGTCGCTGATATATACTTATAGACTATaccgattaaaattaattcgcAGATAAAAGAATTCCGAAGACTGAGAGATAGAGATGGAAACGACATAAAGACAAACTGGCGAGAAATACAATTACTGAGATGCAGGCAAATCTTCTTAGCAATCTCTTAAGTTAATTTCCAGTCACGATCGTTCCGCGTCTATCTTTTTCTGGTACATTCTGGTAAAATATACGAGGAAACAGCGAATCgttgttatttctattaaataactttatttatCGCCTTCGATTTCACGTTCATTTATTTATCACGTTCGTTCAAATTATCAAACGATTCGATAGACGCGAATATTCGTGTTATCGTTTCTCCCAAAAGTTcataaatacgaataaaaaatatttctttataaagagAATCATCGGCGGGAACTGTGCAAGTTCTCTGCTCCGTAATTGTCCGAACCTGACTGTTTTGCGAACGAATACTCGACTTCCTTCCTCGTTTATTTCGCCAATTATTGCTCTTAACAGATGGCTGAGACGCGTTCATCGACATCGTATAACTCATTTGCGGAGCCATACCGGGAGTCTCTTTATATTCGTTCACGAGGTAAGCGTTTCTTGCTAATTCGCTTTCGATctcgaataaattgaaaaacgaGCAAAGCAAATTGTATATCATTTCGTACTTGTTATATCGCATGGATCTGTACAACGACGGTTCCAAACATTCTTTATAAAGTTCGGCGAATTGCGATAATATTGTATTCCTACGTTCCGGTTGTTTGATTTTCAATAGGATTTCTCGTATATCGTCCAACAGCATGTTCCAACGGTGTTTCGTTTGATTCGTCGCATTGTAGTAAATCTTGTGGAATTCTATCAAAAGCGTCGGATTGTAAAAGCACAGTGAATTTTGAACAGCGAATAGTTCTGACTCTAAAAATAGGCAACCGTACGCCGGTTCTGGATGTCTAGCGAAACTCACATTTTCCATAATATCGTTAATTATCTGTCGTATCACGGTATTTCGAATGCAACGATTCAAGTATTTATCGACTATTCGTACAGGACGAAAGTTTACTGGGAGAACGTTTGGGGTTTCGGCGCAACCCCAAAATCGAAATACCAACGGAGAGGAACGCaatatcggatcggttgtaagttTCCAGAATTCGGTAGAAACATAAGACATACCAAGATACCATATCTTCAATTTGACAATTTGCCCTGGAAGAATAACTCCTTTCGTTttgttgaaaaagaaagaactggTTCGTTTGGCTGAAGGAATTACGTTAGATTGAAACGTTGCGTCCCGCCATTGGTAAACGATTACGCGATTTCCTTTATTCTCGAACACGATATCTTTCTCCGTCCTTTCGTTAATTTTTCCataaaatgttaaattccaCGTGATCGGATCTGATTCTGCGCGCTTCTGCCTCGATGAAACTTGGTTCTGCCAAACGATTTCACGATCTTGGATCTTCAGGACGATCGCCTGCTCGgaataacgatcgcaacagAATCCTGCGTCCCGTTCTTTCCCTTCTGCATCGGAAACTGTTATCGGCGGAATTCTTGCGAACGGTTCCTTTATCGCTGATATCGAATTCCTGATTATCAAGTCTTTCGTTTCTGGTTGTTTCGGCACGAGCATCGCTATTTCTTTCGACAactccttctctcttctcttcaaGTACCGACTGCGTGCCCACGATGGTTCCTTCGATTTCAAGCCGAtcaaatctttttctttctcgattaATTCAGGCAAGTCGACGTACGTCAATTCCGGGATCACATTTAGCTCCTTTTTACTCGGTGTAAACGTAATATCTGGCAAACAGGGGCCACGTTTAGGCAGTGTTTTCGGAATCCTCCAAAATTCTGTACCACCTCGATATTTATCGGGTATAACTGGTATCGGCACTGTCGCGTAATCTATCAAGTTTCTCATTTCGATCAGTGGTCGTACTTTTTCACAAGAATTTAGAATTTGATCGTTTCGATGGCGACCGGTCGTAGACGTAATGCGCTTATATTGTACCGCTCGCCTGTCTAACCATCTCTGCCAATTCGCCAAGCGCCGATCTTCCGAAAATATCGACTGCGGACTAATAAGTCCATCGCTCGTTGTCACTGTTGTCGTAAACTGTTTTACCCATTTTTTCGGCTCGTCCGATTTACCAATCTTTCGCGCATAatccatatgtatatatatatatatatatatatatatatatatatatatatatatattcaagaaAAATCTAAACAGATCATAGGTAATCTTATATTCTggtattaaataaattcaattacttgaaccttctacaaagttttaTCTCGATTATAGAAAAATCAAAATCGAATCACTTGGTTTTAACTTCGTTTAAATACAAAATGAGCCTAACAACAGGTAAGGTAAATTATTGTACGTTTTCGCAATTCGTCCTGTTTATCGCGCGTATTAATTATTTGAACAGAAGCGAACGACAGTTACAAACAAGATGGCAAGTTGCTTCAAGACTTACTCGATACCGAGCATGCGTTAGAATCTCCGATCGATTTAGACATTGCCCGTATGAGAGTTATCGAGTTAGATCCGTTGAAGTGGATTGGTATTGATATAGCACCGAGAAAATTGAAACTTACTAATACAGGATTAACGGGTAATATTCCGTTAGGGATGATAattgatacatatgtatacgcgTTACACGTATAATATTCCATCGTTAACTAGTAAAATTCGTGGTATTAATCAGATTTCGTCGGTAGTAATTTTGAGCGCGAAATGGCCGCAGGCATGTCCTTATCTTTCCGGAGGACCGTACGAAGGAAACTATGTGTTTGCACAAATTCACTTTCATTGGGGCGAGAACGAAATGAAAGGCAGCGAACACTCTGTAGATGGTGCAAGGTTTGAGATCTATTTTAAATCGTCCCATTAAACGTGTCGCGTATTTTCTTTGGTTTGTCGTAAAAGTTTCTAAATTTAGaattcgattaaatttcattCAAAGTATGGCTATGGAACTGCATGTTGTGTGTTTCAAGGAAGAATACGAAACGTTAGAATTGGCGCTTCGACGACCTAGTGGCGTTACCGTTTTGGTATATTTCTGTAAGGTGATGAATTCACAGATATTTACATTGAACGAAACACGTAAATTGTATCATTTTATGATGTCTAAAAATTcataggtaataacaccacgaTCGTACTTAGTTACAGGATGAACCAAACGAATTTATGAATGAGATCGTAAATAATTTGGCTGTTATTCGTACCGCGCATTCGTCGATTCGTATAGTTCCTTCGAAATTAACAAACATTTTACGATCTTTCTCACAAGACTATTTCTTATATCGCGGTTCGATAAAAACAGCGcaaaatacgtataatattctCTGGGTGATTTGCAGAGAACCAATTGGAATTTCTGCCAAACAAGTAACTCGACGTTAATATCGTATAATCCGCATTCCTTGATATCGTATCCGCAAAAGTCTGTATACAGCCGTGTATTCGCTAAGATTGCAGAGTTTCGCACTTTAAACGATAAAAAAGGGATGGCCATTCTATCGAATATACGCCCAGTGAAAGGGAAACAAGAGAGAAACGTTTTTCACGTTTGTCCATCAGGATCGACGTACGCTTCGCTTTTACCTGTTCCACGAAATCTGTCGCCGAGTAAAACCGAAGAGAACGGTGACGCCAAAAATGTTATCGCCGTTTAAAATTGCTGGTGGCGTCGTTAGCGTTACCGGTTATCGTTAAAAACTGTGATTTTAAACCTAACGTCGTATTGCGGTACTGACaataaatcttttttttataaGGATATGCgtataaagtatttttaaagatatacaTATCTCAACGATATATAATCGAACCGAATATTTTATCATTCGTTCGACGTGACGGGAAAATATGacgatatagaaaataataaacaagaagaaaattacTTTCTGCGCCTTCTGCGTCTTTTGATCCTTTCCTTTTTGAGATCGCAGTTAGGATACAAGAGTGTACAGTCGGCTCCACCTAGACCAAGAACGGAAGCTTTTATAGAATCCAACGTTGCCGACCATGAAGATCTTTTCAGCACCCTGCCGGACACCCAACTCATTCCTAGACTGAAAAGGTTGATTCCATGTTTATCGAACATACGTCATGATAGAtagataaattacaaaataaatccTTTCGCTTTTACGTTCTTTTCATTTGTCGAAATGTAAAACCTTGTTTCCCGTTGCTCGTTGCACACGCCTCAgacatatacgtataataacgattaaaaattgaaaactcgATCGTTCGTTTTACCTCCATACAGGCATCCATATTTTACGCGCATCTTTGGTTTGCGTGGAGTGTCGATTATTCTCGCAAAGAATTTTGCGAATGCAATTTCCAAAATCCGTATCGGCAACGAGAGCAGCCTCGATGCTTCTCAGAACGTTGTGAGATAATTCGTTCAATTCTTCGTGGCTAGCGTACGATAAAGGTAACCCGTCGACGACATTCCTTCTCACACGTTTCGCCGTATTCGTCATCGTGGCCATGGTTGTATTCATGTTGGTCTACCCGAGGAATATATatggaagataaaaaaagattaaCAAGCGATAATAAGAAGTAGTCTGTGAAGAAATCAAACAATTTGGACGTTCTACCGTAGCGTTCATCAATAATTGTATAATGAATAATCCAAAAGCTAAAAACGCCAGAGCTGTAAGGGCAATTTCAAAGAAGTCCTTTATCGAAAGttcgtttccttttcctttGTAGTAAGACTTGTGGTACTCCTCTTCGTGATCGTGATAAATCGGAGCGGTGTAATAGTGTTCCTCGTGTATAGCGGGAAAAGTTTCGGTGTGATGCAAGAAATGATCACCACCGTGACCGTAAGCGGGACCGTAAGCGGGACCGTAAGCGGGACCATAAAATATATTGTGTCCCGACGAGGATGAAAGCATATGatctattaaaaaaatgaaagaatatctCGTTTTAAAGGCATTCTCTGTTGCTAGTTACTATTTCGGATAAGCTGTATAAAATGATCCTTACCATTTTCCTCGTTCTGTTCATCGAAGAAGCCAACTTTACCAGAAGGTAGAGGAGCTTGCATCGCATAACCCGTGACTTCTCCATCGAATTCTTCGAAATTTTCGTCGTGAGCTCCGtgcttcttctttattttcttttgcgGAACATAATGCCGATATACATCGTCCAAAGTTGTCCTTCTGTCGTAAAAGATGTAggttttttaatcatttataattCTACGGCAactaaatttttaacgaaataccACGTAAGTATAAGTAGTCGgtaaagaattaattttattcgccGTTTTATATTTACCAATAccataataatatgtatagtatatacgTACGATACAACTATAAGTACAATCTCGATAATTACCGCTGTAACCAGTTTTTGTACTTTGAACTTCCTTCGTCCGCTAACAATTTATCGTGAATAGTAATATTGTCATTGTCCATTAAATTATACAGATCATTTCTTTCTGCCACATCGAGACGCCTTTTAGCTCTAGGCGCTCTCATTATCCTCGCTATTTCCTCGGCCATGTACCCATGGCATAAGTATTCGTTCATCCTTTTTCTAATAGATATAGCGgattagaaaatagaaattacgGCCTTAATATTCGACGAGCCAAGCGCGGAGGCAATTAAAAAGGAACAAAGTAACGAGATCAACGAAATGCGTCTGTTGTTATTCTCAAACTTACCTATGATATTCCATTTCACTTAGAGCATTGTCGATGGATCCATCTACCATTGCATCTTCGGAACCTTTCGTTCTGTTATCACTCACTTGTTGATCCGCGAATAAAAAGGATCCAGGCAACAGATCTACCGAAAGTATGTCGTTCTCGTCGATACAAAATTCATTGCCATCGTCGAAACATTTTTGCGCGGAAGTTGTATAAATCTTTGCCAGGGGCCAAATAAAAAGCCCGATAAATCGAACGATTTCTTTGAacgatttcatttaaaataaatattcttgagTGCGAACGAGTaaaatttcgttaccagcaacCGTAGCACAAAGAGAACTGTCAGAACGGAAACTCGCTGCTGGCAACAACTTGTTCAACTGATGGAAATAATTACTTGAACCGTAGGTACGCGTGTTTAAACGGCGTTGACAAACTTTCCTGTTTGGAATAACAGTTAATATCCTTAATGAAACGCTCTCCAAACGTCTACATATTGTATTCGCGTGTAATTCGATTTTCATAGAAAGTTCATAAGATCTGTAATTTTAGGAACTTAGAACTGCTCGTCGTTAAGCGATTAAGACAAATATCCCCCATGGAAACAGAATGAATTTTCCGAacctacatatatatttggACACATGTTCGATCTCACATTGGTCGGTGACACTACCAGCCGATTTACACGTAATCCGACACCTATGATTAAATACCACTTTATTAAAAACCACTTACACCGCTCTTATGAATGTTTTAGGAGCGGAGGGTTTGTCGAGATGGCTCGGATGGGTCGGCGAGATGAGGTAATGGGGGCTTTGTTCCCTTGGGAACTCGCTCACCTGTCTAATATCTCGCGAGAGTAGCTATATCTGTGTCCATAGCAATAGCAACCAGTTATACATGGAGGTCACTGAAAATTAATCGTCCAGTTTTCAAAGAATTCTCGCAATATCCTTAATCTCCCATGTGCAGTCTGAATCGAACCAACAGCTCTGTTCAATGTATAGCGATTAACTTAAAATCGAACCCgacacgaaagtatttgataGGATACCTTGTCCAAGATACTACTTACGTTTCCTGTTACTCTCGTTGAATTTAGAAACTTTTTCGCATCGTACGATTACGTAGACTTTTTCCTGTTTGctagaaattcttttctttcaaaaGTTCTTCCCTTCCCGCATCGAATCGTCTTCgtattctattctatttcgCACATTCTATTTCAGCTTCGATATATGGAAAGTAAAATTTTGGGgaattaatttcgaaattctCGAGAACTTACGAACATGCGTCTTATCCCTGTGCAGCAAGCGGGGTGTGGCATGGATAAACCCTCCGTTTCCGTGTGTGAAAACGTTCCATGGCAATTTGTGGGCGCGTTAGTACACCCTCCTTTTCTCAGGTGTTTGATTGATCGTTTCAATTATGTGGCGCAGCATGCATCGAACGCAAAAGTAAAGTTCGTATCGGTAGGACGATCGTCCATTCGGCTATTTCCATCGAACTTTGTACAAACGAGATAACAGTTTCATTGGGAAGTTTTGTCGTCCGAGTACTTCTTATACGTATAGTATGCACGCGGCAGCGGTAAAAGATACatgtatttcgtatattttgttatttatatggTATAAGAAACGCGCGAACAACCAGTTCTGTCGTACAGACGCGAATTGTTGTACGGCCCTGGCAAAAATAGACGACAAt contains:
- the LOC100642420 gene encoding carbonic anhydrase 7-like isoform X2, with amino-acid sequence MVEGDGRRKWGQSPVDIDENNAIGIKFPALIMSGHWSQHGEAKMRNIGSTVQITLEGNRSAATIRGGPLANDVYELSEVVFRWGSSNCKGAEHTLNGTWFTMEAQAIHFNKRYETIDNCWDKHDGLAICAYFLQAYQVPTWDEHPLFSKITDDLHKVTQPDSCTKLSPNCLCWMRQACQTAGYYTYLGSITTFPFHECVTWIVFPEPVRISENQTELFRMIRDKQGMCIKENCREVQKLSGRVVYYVN
- the LOC100642420 gene encoding carbonic anhydrase 7-like isoform X1, with protein sequence MVEGDGRRKWGQSPVDIDENNAIGIKFPALIMSGHWSQHGEAKMRNIGSTVQITLEGNRSAATIRGGPLANDVYELSEVVFRWGSSNCKGAEHTLNGTWFTMEAQAIHFNKRYETIDNCWDKHDGLAICAYFLQAYQVPTWDEHPLFSKITDDLHKVTQPDSCTKLSPSMPPSFLLRVIKIAFRMHRTGYLRRIDRLHISYKGFFRFVVDCLCWMRQACQTAGYYTYLGSITTFPFHECVTWIVFPEPVRISENQTELFRMIRDKQGMCIKENCREVQKLSGRVVYYVN
- the LOC105666516 gene encoding carbonic anhydrase 2 isoform X3, coding for MSKEKRKYIATKTTILSTSSSGLPKWRQSPINLCETATWSKKFPPLYMTNYWSNEGTATMTNTGKTVSIEFSDRTLPAMRGGPLSKDVFQFMNVEFRWGPENSSGAEHSINGIWYSMEAQITHWNTRYGSIEKCFDKPDGIAVLSYLMQVIGCPGIPDNPSLTKITDNLTNIKRMGSSTKIPPDCLLWMLEACRAHGYYTYPGSLTVPPYSECVIWIISSTITKISTHQIDAFRNLYDGKWKNISGNCRQQQNLHRRRILFATDTAVT
- the LOC105666516 gene encoding carbonic anhydrase 2 isoform X1, with product MSKEKRKYIATKTTILSTSSSGLPKWRQSPINLCETATWSKKFPPLYMTNYWSNEGTATMTNTGKTVSIEFSDRTLPAMRGGPLSKDVFQFMNVEFRWGPENSSGAEHSINGIWLETISLTLGAHRVSRRCYSAHVSSHSIDRRYSMEAQITHWNTRYGSIEKCFDKPDGIAVLSYLMQVIGCPGIPDNPSLTKITDNLTNIKRMGSSTKIPPDCLLWMLEACRAHGYYTYPGSLTVPPYSECVIWIISSTITKISTHQIDAFRNLYDGKWKNISGNCRQQQNLHRRRILFATDTAVT
- the LOC105666516 gene encoding carbonic anhydrase 2 isoform X2 produces the protein MSKEKRKYIATKTTILSTSSSGLPKWRQSPINLCETATWSKKFPPLYMTNYWSNEGTATMTNTGKTVSIEFSDRTLPAMRGGPLSKDVFQFMNVEFRWGPENSSGAEHSINGIWLETISLTLGAHRVSRRCYSAHVSSHSIDRRYSMEAQITHWNTRYGSIEKCFDKPDGIAVLSYLMQVIGCPGIPDNPSLTKITDNLTNIKRMGSSTKIPPDCLLWMLEACRAHGYYTYPGSLTVPPYSECVIWIISSTITKISTHQTRLGISMMASGKTYREIVDNNKIFIEEEFYLLRIPL
- the LOC100651140 gene encoding carbonic anhydrase 2-like isoform X2 is translated as MSEYTGLIGLPTTGQSPINLDDRLVRKRKYPPLVLNGHWLNDGEARLLNTGTTDDVYELMDVHFHWGEDNCKGAEHTINDTWYSMESHVVHWNRKYATVEECFRHKDGFCILAYLFLVQPDCCNCINPQLERITDHLKYILDPDMETKIPSNCLAWMRWSTYCTRYYTYAGSYNIGEYPECATWIVFPVVIPIRASEIKEFRRLRDRDGNDIKTNWREIQLLRCRQIFLAIS
- the LOC100651140 gene encoding carbonic anhydrase 2-like isoform X1, with amino-acid sequence MSEYTGLIGLPTTGQSPINLDDRLVRKRKYPPLVLNGHWLNDGEARLLNTGTTAKIWLTGNRIPSTICGGPLSDDVYELMDVHFHWGEDNCKGAEHTINDTWYSMESHVVHWNRKYATVEECFRHKDGFCILAYLFLVQPDCCNCINPQLERITDHLKYILDPDMETKIPSNCLAWMRWSTYCTRYYTYAGSYNIGEYPECATWIVFPVVIPIRASEIKEFRRLRDRDGNDIKTNWREIQLLRCRQIFLAIS
- the LOC100651263 gene encoding MYCBP-associated protein-like, whose translation is MDYARKIGKSDEPKKWVKQFTTTVTTSDGLISPQSIFSEDRRLANWQRWLDRRAVQYKRITSTTGRHRNDQILNSCEKVRPLIEMRNLIDYATVPIPVIPDKYRGGTEFWRIPKTLPKRGPCLPDITFTPSKKELNVIPELTYVDLPELIEKEKDLIGLKSKEPSWARSRYLKRREKELSKEIAMLVPKQPETKDLIIRNSISAIKEPFARIPPITVSDAEGKERDAGFCCDRYSEQAIVLKIQDREIVWQNQVSSRQKRAESDPITWNLTFYGKINERTEKDIVFENKGNRVIVYQWRDATFQSNVIPSAKRTSSFFFNKTKGVILPGQIVKLKIWYLGMSYVSTEFWKLTTDPILRSSPLVFRFWGCAETPNVLPVNFRPVRIVDKYLNRCIRNTVIRQIINDIMENVSFARHPEPAYGCLFLESELFAVQNSLCFYNPTLLIEFHKIYYNATNQTKHRWNMLLDDIREILLKIKQPERRNTILSQFAELYKECLEPSLYRSMRYNKYEMIYNLLCSFFNLFEIESELARNAYLVNEYKETPGMAPQMSYTMSMNASQPSVKSNNWRNKRGRKSSIRSQNSQVRTITEQRTCTVPADDSLYKEIFFIRIYELLGETITRIFASIESFDNLNERDK
- the LOC100651385 gene encoding putative carbonic anhydrase 3 codes for the protein MSLTTEANDSYKQDGKLLQDLLDTEHALESPIDLDIARMRVIELDPLKWIGIDIAPRKLKLTNTGLTVILSAKWPQACPYLSGGPYEGNYVFAQIHFHWGENEMKGSEHSVDGARFEIYFKSSH
- the LOC105666515 gene encoding uncharacterized protein LOC105666515, with amino-acid sequence MKSFKEIVRFIGLFIWPLAKIYTTSAQKCFDDGNEFCIDENDILSVDLLPGSFLFADQQVSDNRTKGSEDAMVDGSIDNALSEMEYHRKRMNEYLCHGYMAEEIARIMRAPRAKRRLDVAERNDLYNLMDNDNITIHDKLLADEGSSKYKNWLQRRTTLDDVYRHYVPQKKIKKKHGAHDENFEEFDGEVTGYAMQAPLPSGKVGFFDEQNEENDHMLSSSSGHNIFYGPAYGPAYGPAYGHGGDHFLHHTETFPAIHEEHYYTAPIYHDHEEEYHKSYYKGKGNELSIKDFFEIALTALAFLAFGLFIIQLLMNATTNMNTTMATMTNTAKRVRRNVVDGLPLSYASHEELNELSHNVLRSIEAALVADTDFGNCIRKILCENNRHSTQTKDARKIWMPVWSLGMSWVSGRVLKRSSWSATLDSIKASVLGLGGADCTLLYPNCDLKKERIKRRRRRRK